One segment of Tumebacillus sp. BK434 DNA contains the following:
- a CDS encoding WYL domain-containing protein, whose protein sequence is MAVQGRKEIEISQREHRPVSLIYLDSKGAISQRVVQVTDVTDEGIQAYCFLRKKPRTFRPDQILAASLQARRPLTR, encoded by the coding sequence ATGGCAGTTCAAGGGAGAAAAGAGATTGAGATTTCACAGCGCGAGCATCGACCCGTCTCGCTGATCTATCTGGACAGCAAGGGGGCGATCTCCCAGCGTGTCGTGCAGGTGACCGACGTGACAGACGAGGGGATTCAGGCCTATTGTTTCCTGCGCAAAAAGCCGCGGACCTTCCGTCCTGATCAGATCCTCGCAGCCTCCCTGCAAGCTCGAAGACCTCTCACAAGATAA